A window of Lepidochelys kempii isolate rLepKem1 chromosome 1, rLepKem1.hap2, whole genome shotgun sequence contains these coding sequences:
- the LOC140913953 gene encoding olfactory receptor 52R1-like, translated as MSDSNTTDCTNPSTFILLGIPGLEAAHVWISIPFCTMFAIAVLGNLTILFIVKTEPSLHEPMYYFLCMLAVTNLILCTSTLPKMLAIFWFNSKEINFSACLTQMYFTHCFSVMESGICVAMALDRYVAICDPLRHSTILTNPMVAKMGLAVVLRSSIVVLPFPFLVRQWPYCTTNIIPQPYCLHIALAKLACADTHVSTFYGLFVTFCVMGLDGIFIAVSYTQILRAIFSLPTKDARLKTFETCVSHLCVILAFYIPRFFISLMYRFAQNVPLHFHILIANVYLLVPPMLNPIIYGVRTKKIRVRLLRLLTHKGA; from the coding sequence atgtcagattccaacacaaccgactgcaccaacccctccaccttcatcctgctgggcattcctggcctggaggcagcccatgtctggatctccatccccttctgcaccatgTTCGCCATCGCCGTCTTGGGGAACTTAACCATCCTCTTCATCGTGAAGACGGAGCCgagcctccatgagcccatgtactatttcctctgcatgctggctgTTACCAACCTGATCCTGTGCACGTCCACCCTGCCCAAAATGCTGGCaatcttctggttcaattccaaGGAGATCAatttcagtgcctgcctcacccagatgtacttCACTCACTGCTTCTCAGTGATGGAGTCTGGAATCTGTGTGGCCATGGCATTGGATCGCTATGTGGCCATCTGTgatcccctgagacattccaccatCCTGACAAACCCTATGGTGGCCAAGATGGGCCTGGCCGTGGTTCTGCGCAGCAGCATAGTCGTACTGCCCTTTCCCTTCCTGGTAAGACAGTGGCCGTATTGCACAACCAACATCATCCCCCAGCCGTACTGTTTGCACATAGCCTTGGCGAAGCTGGCCTGTGCCGACACCCATGTCAGTACTTTCTACGGACTCTTTGTGACATTCTGTGTGATGGGTCTGGATGGGATTTTTATCGCTGTGTCCTATAcccagatcctcagggccatattcagcctccccacaaaggaCGCCCGGCTCAAGACATTTGAAACCTGCgtctcccacctctgtgtcatTTTAGCCTTTTACATCCCACGTTTTTTCATCTCCCTCATGTACAGATTTGCCCAGAATGTGCCCCTTCATTTCCACATTCTCATTGCCAACGTGTACCTCCTGGTGCCCCCCATGCTAAACCCCATCATCTACGGGGTGAGGACCAAAAAGATCCGGGTAAGACTGCTCCGGCTCCTTACTCATAAAGGGGCCTAA